In Bombus pascuorum chromosome 13, iyBomPasc1.1, whole genome shotgun sequence, a single genomic region encodes these proteins:
- the LOC132913694 gene encoding uncharacterized protein LOC132913694, whose amino-acid sequence MCSIARLLSCALLLFSGTIVVIASEQAVSNFETVHTSNAAILNRLGLAPLQIPDGHHKKRLAGPEPPGLGSQTRIHQPYSRRHGHRDSHVYIVKLPASPPYYTITKPHKTAKDDKITKTGPNFPVGFQGNGKPAKIYHWNLPVVKKIGEKKRLYSQLKLEQAKKKMDVTKKYQNSKNFVETRGSSKISQDLPRQENKKYFDNNNDKINVRQSSDSPSKHVRNNDKRLNYPDHEEKKNESTKKNESTKKSSTNLSNKTYRLDDSGVHRIHLTNELHGSRNTAKVKKHRKKAAMSYYAPITGKSGSTSIHKNFPGNGKPKAFYVMEKSRKPVYYHPLLP is encoded by the exons ATGTGCTCGATCGCAAG ATTGCTGAGCTGTGCGCTGCTGCTCTTTTCGGGCACCATCGTCGTAATCGCATCCGAACAAGCGGTGTCCAACTTCGAGACGGTTCACACGAGCAACGCGGCGATCTTGAATCGGCTCGGTCTCGCGCCGCTTCAGATCCCCGATGGACATCATAAGAAACGTCTGGCTGGTCCCGAGCCGCCTGGACTCGGCTCCCAGACACGGATCCACCAACCTTACAGCCGTCGACACGGACATAGAGACAGCCACGTCTACATCGTGAAGCTTCCTGCCAGTCCGCCATACTACACGATCACGAAACCGCACAAAACGGCGAAAGACGACAAGATAACCAAGACTGGGCCCAATTTCCCCGTAGGATTTCAAGGAAACGGGAAACCAGCGAAGATCTATCACTGGAATCTTCCTGTCGTGAAGAAGATCGGCGAGAAGAAGAGATTGTACTCTCAGCTGAAGCTGGAGCAGGCTAAGAAGAAGATGGACGTCACCAAGAAGTATCAGAACTCGAAGAATTTTGTAGAGACTCGGGGCAGTTCGAAGATCAGTCAGGATCTTCCTCGTCAAgagaataagaaatattttgataacaACAACGATAAGATTAACGTTCGTCAAAGTAGTGACAGTCCATCGAAACACGTAAGAAACAATGATAAAAGGCTCAACTATCCGGATcacgaagagaagaaaaacgaatcgacgaagaaaaacgaaTCAACGAAGAAAAGCAGCACCAACTTAAGTAACAAGACCTACAGGCTGGATGATTCAGGCGTGCACAGGATTCACCTGACGAACGAACTTCACGGCTCGAGGAACACGGCAAAGGTGAAGAAACACCGGAAGAAGGCAGCCATGTCGTACTACGCGCCAATCACCGGCAAATCCGGCTCCACGAGCATCCACAAGAACTTCCCCGGAAATGGAAAACCGAAGGCGTTCTACGTGATGGAGAAGAGTCGCAAACCCGTCTACTATCATCCCTTGTTACCTTAA